The sequence below is a genomic window from Silene latifolia isolate original U9 population chromosome 7, ASM4854445v1, whole genome shotgun sequence.
CATAGCCTTATTCCGTTTTTTATCAAGCATGCCCGAATCTACTGTGATGCTGAAATTATTAATGAGAGGagtgattttttttaaaataataatgtatgtatcgaataattaatgtcaaatgtttttgtatcggtctttaaaaataatactccgtaagTCCGTATATAGCTtttctgaactaaatttataggatctgaattcttctgaactgaacttataggatatgaactgaactgaactgaacttataagatctgaactaaacttattagatttgaactgaacttatagaatctgaactgaacttaactgaacttataggatctgaaatgTTAAGTCCAAAAGAAGAGGACCTTAAAAACTTTGTTAAAAATACTATTTTACATTTTTCTTTTCGGAATAGATTAATAATATTTTCTTTTAAAGAGCGACAATCAGTTGACACTTGGATGCTGATTGAGGTCCACACTTAgaataaattttaattttttttaattttctgtttTTAAGTTCTCATAACTTTATAGATATATAGTACTCCCTCCTCCGTTCtggtcaattgttatcctttgattttggcacaaagatcaaggaaagaggagaagaccaataactaaatgacaagtggaacaaattgaatgagaatgatcaaattacttatCAAATACATTCTTAAACGCAAAATTGGCAATTTGCCCCCTTAACTTTGATCAATGGTGAAATTAGGCCCCTCAACTTTCAACTGTAGCCATCAAGCCCCTTAACTTTAACAAAAAGTGAAATTCAGCCCCGATTTTTAATAATTACTTAAAATTCAACAAAAAAATcatttttatatttatattaaacaaccaataacaaataaaaattaataatttcatttttaataatttatataaaattaattattcacctaaacaataattttacattcatctataataacacaaattaaaaatATGGTAAAAATTAATGAGCTATTCTAACATTTATATTAAATTGTCTAACAATTGTAAAATTATCAAAAATAATAGCTATTACAATTATATATTGTATAAAAGTTGTAAgattataaaaattaaaatttttatttgattaattcGATTATGAAATTCATTTTGATGGAATATTCTTAAGAAATCACACAATGGGGTTTATTTCACTTTTGATCAAAGTTTTGGGACTTGATTGCTACAAATGAAACTTAAGGAGCCTAATTTCACCATTGACTAAAGTTAAGGTGGCAAATTGCCACTTTCGcgcattcttaaaatagaaatgacaatAAATGacacccaaaaataaaaaaatgtcaACAAATAAccaggacagagggagtatataattAAAAACAAAAAGTCGATCACCAAGTAACACAAATGcatcaatttttttttactaTAACCAGAACATAGATTTTATTTtctaacaatttttttaaaaaggtGTAGAAGTCTCGTATCACAAAATGGCAGAATCACATTGATTGCTTGAAAGCAGATGTCAAACCCAAAAAGGGTAAATATACTGACGGAATTTTAATTCCGATGGAATTTAAACAAAGGTTATGAGTTAATAAAGTCACGACTAATGTGATTCTCATGGCCGAGGTTTAAACCCTTCAATATCAAAACCACCCTTATAACTCAAAACTCTTTCTTTATACATATAAAAGAAAACTTTAATCGGTAAATAATTAATGGGAACAAATGAGTAATATTTAGATGAATTGCTTGGTATAGAAGCGACCCTGTTTGTTGATGCTCTCCTATAAAATCCCACAAAACCTCTTACTTCTAATAACACATCCCTTCACTCACTTCTTTCTTCACAGTTCACACCATTAACCATTTTTGTGGTGAGTTATTtgtgttcttcttctttctttctttcttttttttctcaaatttcccTTGTTTTTTCCCCCCTATAATAATCCCCTgtttttcaaaccattttacaacAAAACCATGTGCTTACATAAGTTACATGCATGGCATTTGCTCCCTTGTGATCACTGATTGATCAGTTTCCTCATTGATTCAGTAAATTTTAAAAAAGACATCAGCTTTTTCCCTTGAAATATGCAactaatttaattaaaaaaaaacatgaaTTTTGCATTGGAATTGGTAGTGAAACTGACCTTACCATTAATTTTTGACGTTAAATTCTATGGACTCACACCAAAAACTCATGCAACATTTTGTATAAATTCCTCttcttttttctttgtttttctccaACAGTAACAATCTATTTTTCTTACCAATTTAAGTAAGATTCCTCCatttatttaattctttcttACATGCATCAATATATTATTCATTTATGCTTTAATTTTCAATACCCAATTCATAATTTAGTTAAAAGTTTCAATCTTTATAGTCACTTACATGTCTAACAATTGACCGTAATTTACGGGAGCTATTGAGACACTGGGCGTAACATTGTTACTATTGTTGTAGTGAGTAAAGTAGTTCATGTAGTAAGTGGTTTGAGGTTGGTGAGTGTTGAAAATCTTGACCATTCTAGATAAACCCAACAAATACGGGAGtattaattaattgattaattaattaattagtaatcatCATTTTTTAAGATTAAATATTCCATTTACTGTTAATTGTTTAAATTGACTGATGCAACACTATCCTGTTAAAAAGTGTGCAGCATCATATTTTCTGTTGTCACTGATCTTACAGGATTAggtaattttttatgtataattTTTTATTGGGTTAATTTAGTAGGTAAATTTGTGTGCAATTGAAGGTAATTAATTGTCTAAGAAACAACAGAAGAAGGAAAAATGGCAGGAAGATTGACCAGGGTTCCTAGCCTCAAAGAACGTTTGGATGAAACTCTCACTGCTCAAAGAAATGAAATTCTTTCCTTCCTTTCTAGGTATTATTTCAAAcgtcttagtcatttgtttacccttTTTGTTATTTGCGACTAATTAATTTTCTGCTCAATTTTtgttgtatgtttttttttttttttttttttttttttttttttttttttttttttttttcatttttatgtcTTTTGCATTTAACTAGAAGGATTCTGTTTTTGGAATTTATTTCAGTATAATTGAGTGTATCTATAAGGttttgaaaaaaacaaaaaaaaaatgtcatttttggttttTGGGTAATTTAATGTTTGTGCTAGCTTGCGAGTTAGTCTTCTGTAAAAACGGTTTTACACTAATATAGTTGTACAATGGATCCAAACACAACCCTATTAGTGGCTAAAAGTAGTTACAACAAGATCCCGTTTTACGATAAATTTGTGTAAAATCGTCTTACAGaagtatttatgttttatgacttgCATGTATAGAAATCGGTTGTTAATTGTATTAAAATTTTCTCTTTATATTTTTGGGTATTGGATTGTGTATGCAATATGTTTCTTTTTAGGAAAAGTTTGTTTAATTTGATGGATCACTTATAATGTGATAAATTAACCACTTTTAAATTAAAATCAAATAAATTTGTATAGAATTTCAAGTCATGGAAAGGGGATTTTGCAAGCTCATGAGGTGGCGTCTGAGTTTGAAGCGATGTCAGACAAGAACAAGCTTGCTGATGGTCCCTTTGGTGAAGTTTTGAGGCACACCCAGGTATTCAGTTCATACCTTTcttatactccgtattatataAGTACCTTTAAATTCACATAAATGTATGCATGTGCATGTTAAAGTGATGGTTTTATATGGCGGGTTATGTTAGGGTGTTATTCGCCCTCAAATCTTTATCGAGTGTAAGGTCTTGTCGTTGGCGGGGGTGTGCATGCAACTAGATCATGATCCTTATGCCGTGTTTGGACGTAGAAGGCTTTGAAGGAAAAGGGAGGGAACGATTTTTTCAATGCTTAGTTAGTAAATAGGGTTATAGGGAAAATAAGTAGAGGGATACATTTTTGTTCTAGTATTAGGAAGAACGTTAAGCGAAAAAATTGTTCCTAATATTTGTTTTTCTTATATTTGTTTAATGGGCAAAACTGTGGATTTCAGGAAGCAATTGTGTTGTCTCCATGGATCACACTTGCTGTTCGTCCAAGGCCCGGTGTATGGGAGTACATCCGGGTCAATGTTGATGCTCTTGCTGTTGAGGAGTTGACCCCCTCCGAGTTCCTTCATTTCAAGGAGGAATTGGTGAATGGAACGTAAGTTCAAGGCCAATCTTCTTCGTCTTCTGATCAACTTTGTACAACGTATATTTTTGAAATTATGCATCATCCAAAAATCTGAAATGCTCTTTTCTCTTCAATCATTGACAGTGCTAATGGAAACTTTGTGCTTGAGCTTGATTTTGAGCCATTCAATGCCTCATTCCCGCGCCCAACACTTTCCAAGTCCATTGGAAATGGTGTCGAGTTCCTTAACAGGCACCTCTCTGCTAAGATGTTCCATGACAAGGAGAGCATGCGCCCTTTGCTCGATTTCCTCAGGATGCACCACTACAAGGGCAAGGTATATTTGATTTCTTGCTTTTACTGTATTTTGATGAACCAGCTCTTATTAGATCATTATGAATGGGGTGCTACTGAGTGTTCTGTTCTTCATATATAAGCTGATAAGTACTGTATTATTTTCGGCTTTTCTCTAAATTTTAATAACTTTGGTAAAACTGCTATTACTCAGAGGGTCAGAGGTTCAAAGGTTTTTCAAAATTAATCAGATCTAAATTGGTCAGACCCAAATCCGATCTGGACTTGAATATCTCAACCTGAATTGACCCGATCAGAAAGAACTCAATCCGACGCAATTGACCTGACTTGAACTACATATTCAGTTTTCAGGTCATGACCTGCAAAATGCCATGATACACTAGCGCACCAGGATTTACAACTTGATTTGTTGATTTTCATTTGGAATCTGATTTTTGAAAGTCTATTGGTTTTCATATACGCATTCGTAATGTCAGTGTCCATGTCATTGTCAAGTCCATCAGAATAAAGTGATGCATATGTTGATTTAAACTAGTGTGCTGCTCTTTTCAGGAATATCGCATTCATTTCTGTCCTTTTTTTCTAAAGTTGTAatcttctcttgtatttttcaGACAATGATGGTGAATGACCGAATCCAAAATCTGGATTCCCTTCAAGCCGTGATAAGAAAGGCTGAGGAGTTTCTGAGCACCCTTGCTCCAGACACACCCTACTCTGAGTTCGATCACAAATTTCAGGAAATCGGTCTGGAGAGAGGCTGGGGTGACACTGCCGAGAGAGTGCTCGACATGATTCAACTTCTTCTAGATCTTCTTGAGGCTCCTGATTCATGCACGCTCGAGAAATTCCTTGGGAGGATACCGATGGTATTCAACGTTGTCATTCTCTCGCCACATGGCTACTTTGCCCAGGCCAATGTCCTTGGTTACCCTGACACTGGTGGCCAGGTATTcgttttttttaaatatatatggTGAAAGatcatttttattaataaaagTCGTATCAGTATCTTCACATATCAAAATTAATGAATTAGAAATCTGTAAAATTCGGAAAATGAACCGGGTAGGTATCCTGTTAGCCTTTTGCTATGTAATTTTAACACAGTTAACATTAAATTTGGAGTAGTAGTCTGATTAATTTTTTTATCTGTAGGTTGTTTACATCCTTGATCAAGTTCGTGCTTTGGAGCACGAGATGCTTCTGCGCATCAAGCAACAAGGGCTTGACATTGTCCCTCGGATCCTTATTGTAACCCGTCTACTTCCTGATGCAGTCGGGACCACCTGTGGTCAGCGTCTTGAGAAGGTCTTTGGAACTGAGCACTCGCACATTCTTCGAGTACCCTTTAGAACGGAAAAGGGCGTTGTCAGGAACTGGATTTCTCGATTCGAAGTGTGGCCTTACCTGGAGACTTACACTGAGGTAATACAAACCCTCCTGTTAGCATCAAGTTACTTCCTTGTAGAGTTTCATACTAATTAGTCTTCCCTCAGGATGTTGCAAACGAAGTCACGGGAGAGCTTCAAGCTAAGCCTGATTTAATAATCGGAAACTATAGTGACGGTAACATTGTTGCCTCTCTGTTAGCCCACAAGCTCGGAGTTACACAGGTCTGTAGACCCAACCCGACTGTATTCTTTCGTTGACCATGCTACTCTGCTTGTGTTTCTGAGGGCTAAACTTGCTGAATTTGTGGGGTTTCTGTTTTACAGTGTACTATTGCTCATGCTCTGGAGAAAACCAAGTATCCAAACTCGGATATCTACTGGAAGTCATTTGAGGAGAAGTACCACTTCTCGTGCCAGTTCACTGCTGACCTGATCGCAATGAATCACACTGACTTTATCATCACTAGTACATTCCAAGAGATAGCTGGAAAGTAAGCCCATATGACTGATTGTACTTACAACTTTCAGCGTAAAATTCTTTCTTTAATGAACAAATCCTAACTTCGATTATATTGTGATCTTTTGATTATTTCAGCAAAGACACTGTTGGGCAATATGAGAGCCACATGGCATTCACCCTTCCTGGACTATACCGAGTTGTTCATGGAGTCGATGTGTTCGACCCTAAATTCAACATAGTCTCGCCTGGAGCCGATATGTCTATTTACTTCCCTTACACTGAAGAGAAGAAAAGACTCACTGCCCTCCATCCTGAAATTGAGGAGCTGCTTTACAGTGATGTACAAAATGAAGAGCACATGTAAGTTTTCTTTTTCCTAACCTTCATGTTACATGCTTCAACAACCATAGTAACAGTTGGTGCGCATTAAATTTCAATTGTGACGCAGCCTTTCATTAAGTCATTCTAAGACCATCTAACAAGAGACTTAGTGTTTTGAGTCTAATACTGATCTATGTTTAACAAACGTAAACAGATGTGTTCTGAAGGACCGAAACAAACCAATCATATTCTCAATGGCAAGGCTAGACAGGGTCAAGAACATGACTGGCCTTGTTGAATGGTACGGTAAGAATGAAAAACTGAGAGAGCTCGTCAACCTTGTTGTTGTCGCTGGTGACCGTAGAAAAGAATCCAAGGACACAGAAGAGAAGGAAGAGATGAAGAAAATGTATGAGCTGATTGACCAGTATAACTTGAATGGCCAGTTCAGGTGGATCTCGGCTCAAATGAACCGTGTTAGGAATGGTGAGCTATACAGGTACATTGCTGACACTAAGGGCGCTTTCGTCCAGCCAGCTTACTATGAAGCCTTTGGGTTGACTGTTGTTGAAGCAATGACTTGTGGACTTCCAACCTTTGCTACTTGCCATGGTGGCCCAGCTGAGATCATAGTCAATGGAAAATCGGGATTCCACATTGACCCGTACCATGGAGACAAGGCCGCTGATCTCCTTGTCAATTTCTTTGATAAGTGCAAGGCTGATCCTTCTCACTGGGATGCTATCTCATTGGGTGGACTTAAGCGAATTGAGGAGAAGTAAGCAGCTATTTGCATatgtttattcttttattccttatTTTTAACGTAAAGGGAACCACAGGCGCTAATGACGACTGGTGTTGAACCGTGGTTATTAATAACACACCTCGATAACTTCACGATCTATAACTTAGCTAATATTGACATTTACCTTGTATCAATGAACTTCAGTGAACTTTTGTGCTCCTTTCAATCCTAACCTGTTCTCGGTTCACCTCTTGTGCAGATATACATGGCAGATTTACTCTGATAGGCTGCTCACACTTGCTGGTGTTTACGGTTTCTGGAAGTATGTCTCAAACCTTGACCGCCTTGAGGCTCGTCGTTACCTTGAAATGTTCTATGCCCTCAAATACCGCAAACAGGTAAAAAGAAACCCGAGAATTTACAGTTTTCTTTTAGTTTCTTCTTTATGTAATGTGAGATTGTGATCATCTCTCTTATTGCACTTAAAATAGCACTGAACAATTTTGCCATACACTCGATTTTCAGGCTGAGTCAGTTCCGCATGCCATCGATGAGTGAAGGAGAAGGGGTGAGAAGTGTTGGGTTGGTGAATGAAAATGCATGGAAGAGCGCGTTCTCTGCTAGTTGTTGAAAATAACTCAAATTCTTTGAGATTGTAGTCGTGAATGAAAACCCTCGGTGTTCATTTATGTTTCTTCTTTCCGTTGTCCATTTTGTATTGCTCTTCGCGGCGTTGTTTATGATTGTGGAGGGAACACTTATGTTCCAATGTGTtggtgagaaaaaaaaaaggtgtttGGTGTTCCATCAGTCTCTGAGTTTTAGTTCTTTACTCCCATTGGTCCCATTTCCGTCCCTACCTGACGTATTC
It includes:
- the LOC141592478 gene encoding sucrose synthase, translating into MAGRLTRVPSLKERLDETLTAQRNEILSFLSRISSHGKGILQAHEVASEFEAMSDKNKLADGPFGEVLRHTQEAIVLSPWITLAVRPRPGVWEYIRVNVDALAVEELTPSEFLHFKEELVNGTANGNFVLELDFEPFNASFPRPTLSKSIGNGVEFLNRHLSAKMFHDKESMRPLLDFLRMHHYKGKTMMVNDRIQNLDSLQAVIRKAEEFLSTLAPDTPYSEFDHKFQEIGLERGWGDTAERVLDMIQLLLDLLEAPDSCTLEKFLGRIPMVFNVVILSPHGYFAQANVLGYPDTGGQVVYILDQVRALEHEMLLRIKQQGLDIVPRILIVTRLLPDAVGTTCGQRLEKVFGTEHSHILRVPFRTEKGVVRNWISRFEVWPYLETYTEDVANEVTGELQAKPDLIIGNYSDGNIVASLLAHKLGVTQCTIAHALEKTKYPNSDIYWKSFEEKYHFSCQFTADLIAMNHTDFIITSTFQEIAGNKDTVGQYESHMAFTLPGLYRVVHGVDVFDPKFNIVSPGADMSIYFPYTEEKKRLTALHPEIEELLYSDVQNEEHICVLKDRNKPIIFSMARLDRVKNMTGLVEWYGKNEKLRELVNLVVVAGDRRKESKDTEEKEEMKKMYELIDQYNLNGQFRWISAQMNRVRNGELYRYIADTKGAFVQPAYYEAFGLTVVEAMTCGLPTFATCHGGPAEIIVNGKSGFHIDPYHGDKAADLLVNFFDKCKADPSHWDAISLGGLKRIEEKYTWQIYSDRLLTLAGVYGFWKYVSNLDRLEARRYLEMFYALKYRKQAESVPHAIDE